From the Fusobacterium ulcerans ATCC 49185 genome, the window TATCATTCTCATTTTATTCGTTCACCTCATCAGAAATATTATAGTTTTACAATTGCACCGAATTTACAAGTTTCATAACAAGCTCCACATTTTATACAGATTTCATTATTTATCTCATGTCTATGCTTTACTGTACCTGTAATAGCATCTATTGGACACACTCTAGCACAAGCTGTACATCCAATACATTTATCTGTAATAGAATATGTTATAAGTTTTTGACATGCACCAGCAGCACATCTCTTATCTACTACATGCTCAACATATTCATCATAGAATTGAGCTAATGTAGAAAGAACTGGGTTAGCAGATGTTTGTCCCAATCCACATAGAGAAGTTGCTTTAATTCCTTCTGATAACTCCTGCAGAAGATGAAGATCTTCCAATGTCCCTCTTCCTTGAGTTATTTTATCAAGCATCTCATAAAGTCTTGTATTTCCGACTCTGCAAGGTGTACATTTTCCACAAGATTCATCAAGAGTAAATTCCAAGAAGAATTTTGCAATGGCAACCATACAGTCATCCTCATCCATTACTACCATTCCTCCAGATCCCATGATAGAACCTTTTTTACTTAAAGTATCAAAATCTATTGGAGTATCAAGATCTTTCTCAGTCAGACATCCACCAGATGGTCCTCCTGTTTGTACTGCCTTGAATTTCTTATTATCTTTAATTCCTCCACCTATTTCAAATATTATTTCTCTTAAACTTATTCCCATAGGAACTTCAACAAGTCCTACATTATTAATTTTTCCTGCTAAAGCAAATACTTTTGTTCCTGGAGATTTTTCAGTTCCAACTTCTCTGAACCATTCCTTCCCATGTAAAAGTATTCCTGGTACATTTACTAGAGTTTCTACATTATTTACAACTGTAGGTTTATTCCAGAATCCTTTTTCTGCTGGATATGGTGGTTTAGAAGTAGGTTCTCCTCTTCTTCCTTCCATTGAATGGATAAGAGCTGTTTCTTCTCCACATACAAATGCTCCTGCTCCAAATTTCAATTCAATATCAAATTCAAAATCGCTTCCCAGTATATTTTTTCCTAGGAATCCATTTTTTCTCGCTGCTTCAATAGCAACTGATAATCGGTGAATAGCCAAAGGATACTCAGCTCTGATATATACCAAACCTTTTGTAGCTCCAATAGCATATCCTGCTATCATCATCCCTTCTATTACTGAATGGGGGTCTCCTTCCAGTATAGATCTATCCATAAATGCTCCTGGGTCTCCTTCATCAGCATTACATACAATATATTTTTGTTCATCTTCTATATTAGAGGCAATCTCCCATTTAATACCAGTAAGGAATCCTCCTCCACCTCTTCCTCTAAGTCCAGAAGCAAATATTTCTTTTATTACATCTCTGTTGCTCATAGTTTTTAAAACTTTTTCAATTCCTTTATATCCATCATTTTTCAAAAAATCATCTATATTTTCAGGGTCAATAACTCCACAATTTTTAAGAGCTCTTCTTTCTTGTTTTTGATAAAATTCCATATCTTTAGAATCATGAATACGTTCTTCTGTTTTAGGATCTATATAAAGTAATCTTTCTATTTTTTCCCCATTTACTATATCAACTTTAATTATTTCTTCTGCATCTTCTGGTTTTACTTCAATATAAAAAGTATTTTCAGGTACTATTTTAACTATTGGCCCTTTTTCACAAAAACCAAAACATCCAGTAAGTACTACTTCTATATCTTTCACATTGTATTCAGCTATATATTTTTCTAAATTTTTCTTTATCTCATCACTTTTAGACGATAAGCAACCTGTTCCACCACATATTAAAATTTTCTTATTGCAGTTCATTAGTCCCTCCTGAATAATTACTTGTATTTCACCAAATTTAAGCGTTCTCTTGTCTTTCCTTTTCCATATATCCTTCAATTAGTTTTTTTATGTCAGTCGGTTTTACCTTTCCATGAACTTCCTTCCCAACGATAACTACTGGTGCCAATCCGCATGCCCCAACACATCTTAAGCAATCAAGAGAGAAAAGTCCATCTTTTGTAACTCCTCCCACCTCTATGTCAAGTTCTTTCTCAAGACTTTCCAGAACTTTTCCTGCTCCTCTAACATAGCATGCTGTTCCTGTACAAACAGATATTTGATATTTTCCTTTTGGTTCCATAGAGAAGAAGTTATAGAAACTTACTACCCCATATACTTTTGCTACTGGAACTTCCAGTTCCTCAGCTATAAACTCTTGAACTTCTGCTGGAATATATCCGAAAATTTCTTGAGCTTTATGCAAAACTATAATAAGAGAACTTTTTTTATCCTCGAATGTTGATATATAACTCTTTAGTTCTTTAAACCCAATATTATCTTTACATATCATTTTTTGACCCCTCCTCATTTAATTATGTAAGATTTTAATTCTATTTATATTATAATAACATAGAAACTATCAAAACTAAATACTTTTTTTAGCTGTGAACAATACAAATTTTTAATGTTTGAAGAATTCA encodes:
- a CDS encoding complex I 24 kDa subunit family protein; the encoded protein is MICKDNIGFKELKSYISTFEDKKSSLIIVLHKAQEIFGYIPAEVQEFIAEELEVPVAKVYGVVSFYNFFSMEPKGKYQISVCTGTACYVRGAGKVLESLEKELDIEVGGVTKDGLFSLDCLRCVGACGLAPVVIVGKEVHGKVKPTDIKKLIEGYMEKERQENA
- a CDS encoding NADH-quinone oxidoreductase subunit NuoF is translated as MNCNKKILICGGTGCLSSKSDEIKKNLEKYIAEYNVKDIEVVLTGCFGFCEKGPIVKIVPENTFYIEVKPEDAEEIIKVDIVNGEKIERLLYIDPKTEERIHDSKDMEFYQKQERRALKNCGVIDPENIDDFLKNDGYKGIEKVLKTMSNRDVIKEIFASGLRGRGGGGFLTGIKWEIASNIEDEQKYIVCNADEGDPGAFMDRSILEGDPHSVIEGMMIAGYAIGATKGLVYIRAEYPLAIHRLSVAIEAARKNGFLGKNILGSDFEFDIELKFGAGAFVCGEETALIHSMEGRRGEPTSKPPYPAEKGFWNKPTVVNNVETLVNVPGILLHGKEWFREVGTEKSPGTKVFALAGKINNVGLVEVPMGISLREIIFEIGGGIKDNKKFKAVQTGGPSGGCLTEKDLDTPIDFDTLSKKGSIMGSGGMVVMDEDDCMVAIAKFFLEFTLDESCGKCTPCRVGNTRLYEMLDKITQGRGTLEDLHLLQELSEGIKATSLCGLGQTSANPVLSTLAQFYDEYVEHVVDKRCAAGACQKLITYSITDKCIGCTACARVCPIDAITGTVKHRHEINNEICIKCGACYETCKFGAIVKL